In one window of Gossypium hirsutum isolate 1008001.06 chromosome A01, Gossypium_hirsutum_v2.1, whole genome shotgun sequence DNA:
- the LOC107932662 gene encoding scopoletin 8-hydroxylase, whose protein sequence is MAPSLDDCSSLFNFVVRDGNGVKGMVDLGLSTVPKPYVQPPKERIDKRMATRHEGAPIDLSRLDGPDHDEVVKGIVMAAETLGFFQLVNHGVPVDLLESLKDAAHDFFGQPSEKKAVYRKEVSPSPLVKYGTSFVPEKEKALEWKDYISMIYTNDAEALQQWPKECREVALEYLKTSMTMVRRLLEILMGNLGVELDDTKIDGLIGMKMVNMNFYPTCPDPDLTVGVGRHSDMGTLTILLQDGIGGLYVKVAEEIANIGKKGEWVEIPPVPGALVINIGDALQVLSNGKYKSAEHRVRTTSTKSRVSVPIFTSPRPSEKIAPLPQVVEKDGMACYREVIFGDYMRNFFGNVHDGKKSLEFAQI, encoded by the exons atggCCCCAAGTTTAGACGATTGTAGCTCTCTTTTTAACTTCGTCGTTCGAGATGGAAATGGGGTCAAAGGAATGGTTGATTTAGGGTTATCGACAGTGCCGAAACCGTATGTTCAACCTCCAAAAGAGAGAATTGACAAGCGAATGGCAACTAGACATGAGGGAGCACCGATTGATCTCTCGAGGCTCGACGGACCTGACCATGATGAAGTGGTCAAGGGAATTGTTATGGCTGCTGAAACTCTCGGATTCTTCCAACTTGTGAACCATGGTGTGCCGGTTGATTTACTTGAGTCGCTTAAGGATGCAGCGCATGACTTCTTTGGTCAACCATCGGAAAAGAAAGCAGTTTATCGGAAGGAAGTGAGTCCAAGCCCGTTGGTGAAGTATGGGACTAGCTTTGTCCCGGAGAAAGAGAAAGCATTGGAATGGAAGGATTATATTAGCATGATTTATACCAATGATGCTGAAGCTCTTCAACAATGGCCTAAAGAGTGCAG GGAAGTGGCACTTGAATACTTGAAGACATCAATGACCATGGTGAGGAGATTGCTAGAAATTTTGATGGGAAATCTTGGGGTTGAACTAGATGACACAAAGATTGATGGACTCATAGGCATGAAAATGGTTAATATGAATTTTTATCCGACATGTCCTGATCCGGACCTCACAGTAGGTGTCGGACGTCATTCCGATATGGGTACTCTTACCATTTTACTACAAGATGGAATTGGTGGTTTATATGTTAAAGTTGCAGAAGAAATCGCTAACATTGGAAAGAAAGGAGAGTGGGTCGAGATCCCTCCGGTCCCTGGTGCTTTGGTCATTAACATCGGTGATGCATTACAG GTACTCAGCAACGGAAAGTACAAAAGCGCAGAACATAGAGTTCGCACAACGAGTACAAAATCAAGAGTATCGGTACCAATATTTACATCACCAAGACCAAGTGAGAAAATTGCACCCCTTCCACAAGTCGTAGAAAAAGATGGAATGGCTTGTTATAGAGAGGTGATTTTTGGGGATTATATGAGAAACTTCTTTGGAAATGTTCATGACGGCAAGAAATCTCTTGAATTCGCACAAATATAA
- the LOC107932639 gene encoding LOW QUALITY PROTEIN: UDP-N-acetylmuramoylalanine--D-glutamate ligase (The sequence of the model RefSeq protein was modified relative to this genomic sequence to represent the inferred CDS: inserted 1 base in 1 codon) translates to MELLPLNYGNKTLPLKSPPSPKITCFRTIRACSPRQDLKGRTVAVVGLGISGKAAARLALARGASVVGIDQDESLSSLEHDPSFMVLNSTGFKTVLGNFDWNLLNDADVVVVSPGVPLEKYGLSYLLQSGKQVMSELDFAAEALPKSVKILAVTGTNGKSTTVTFAGQMLNHFGIDTFVGGNLGTSLSEAAIQHVTSPAQECKLKVAVVEVSSYQMAIPCVYFRPSVSVVLNLTPDHLERHKTMLDYAEHKCRLFSHMTNAKLGLLSFGNQHLDEAVKKYWNKFNPAWIGAFPGLEIDTEAKIATFKVPDIGIESQLQLGSMRAMGKHNYYNAAVAALSVAGLDVSVHIEDINSTIEKLRPPPHRMQVVHKDIHGVTWVDDSKATNVEATYAGLMGLKXTKSVILLGGLAKVLVGQVSNGFEELIEPLTGHRCVITFGASGAMIHQELSGNGLDIPCIQATNLKDAVEQARKVAKHGDAIVLSPACASFDEFRNFEHRGMVFQELALSS, encoded by the exons ATGGAGCTCCTACCTCTCAACTATGGAAACAAAACCCTGCCTCTCAAATCCCCTCCCTCTCCCAAAATCACTTGTTTCAGAACCATTCGAGCTTGCTCTCCCAGACAGGACCTCAAAGGCCGAACTGTTGCA GTAGTTGGCTTGGGAATATCTGGAAAAGCTGCTGCAAGGCTTGCTCTTGCACGAGGTGCTTCGGTTGTAGGTATTGATCAGGATGAGAGTTTGAGTTCGCTAGAG CATGATCCTTCTTTTATGGTATTGAACTCTACTGGGTTCAAAACGGTCCTTGGAAACTTTGATTGGAATCTGCTTAACGATGCAGATGTGGTGGTTGTTTCTCCTGGAGTTCCCCTAGAAAAATATGGCCTTTCATATTTGTTACAGTCG GGAAAGCAGGTCATGTCCGAGTTGGATTTTGCAGCAGAAGCGCTCCCAAAAAGTGTCAAAATTTTGGCAGTGACAGGGACCAATGGGAAATCCACTACTGTTACTTTTGCTGGACAG ATGCTTAATCATTTTGGTATTGATACATTTGTGGGGGGAAACCTTGGAACTTCACTCTCTGAGGCTGCAATTCAGCATGTGACATCGCCCGCACAAGAATGTAAGCTTAAG GTTGCAGTAGTGGAAGTCAGCAGCTATCAAATGGCAATTCCCTGTGTGTACTTCCGTCCTTCG GTTTCTGTGGTACTAAATCTTACCCCTGATCATTTAGAAAGGCACAAGACAATGCTTGATTATGCAGAGCACAAGTGTCGTCTATTTTCTCACATGACCAACGCCAAGCTGGGACTTCTTTCATTTG GGAACCAGCACTTGGATGAAGCAGTTAAGAAATATTGGAACAAATTTAATCCTGCTTGGATAGGAGCTTTCCCTGGTTTGGAA ATTGATACGGAGGCAAAAATTGCCACCTTCAAAGTTCCTGACATAGGAATTGAGTCACAATTGCAACTTGGTAGCATGAGAGCCATGGGGAAGCACAACTATTATAATGCTGCAGTGGCCGCATTGTCTGTGGCTGGACTGGATGTCAGCGTACATATTGAAGACATCAATTCAACAATTGAGAAACTGAGGCCACCGCCTCATCGAATGCAAGTTG TACACAAGGATATTCATGGGGTTACATGGGTTGATGACAGCAAGGCAACAAATGTTGAAGCTACGTATGCAGGGCTTATGGGTCTGA GGACAAAATCAGTGATTCTACTTGGAGGCCTTGCTAAG gTCTTAGTCGGACAAGTGTCAAATGGTTTTGAAGAATTGATCGAGCCACTAACAGGCCATAGATGTGTAATAACT TTCGGGGCTTCAGGAGCCATGATTCATCAGGAGTTGTCCGGTAACGGTCTCGACATTCCTTGTATTCAAGCTACAAACTTGAAGGATGCAGTCGAGCAAGCTAGGAAGGTGGCAAAACATG GTGATGCCATTGTGCTAAGTCCAGCTTGTGCTAGCTTTGATGAATTCAGGAACTTCGAGCATCGAGGGATGGTTTTCCAGGAATTGGCCTTGTCTTCGTAA
- the LOC107932640 gene encoding scopoletin 8-hydroxylase, which translates to MAPSFDNETSLFNFVVRDGNGVKGIVDLGISKVPQAYIQPPAEQINKKNASKCEIPPIDLSKLDGPDHDEEVNQIVRAAETLGFFQVVNHGVPTELLDSLKQTAHNFFGLPPERKAVYRREVSPSPLVKYGTSFVPEKEKALEWKDYISMAYTNDDEALQQWPVECRDVALQYLKTSHEMVRKLLEALLGNLGAELDDSKIDAFIGKKMVNMNFYPTCPNPELTIGVGRHSDMGTLTILLQDGIGGLFVKVPQDVNMEKKGEWVEIPPIPGALVINIGDMLQIWSNGRYKSAEHRVRTTSTKSRVSIPIFTSPQPTQKIAPLPQVVEKDGVARYKEFLFSDYTNNFFGNAHDGKKSLEFAKTNSA; encoded by the exons ATGGCTCCTAGTTTCGATAATGAAACCTCGCTTTTTAACTTTGTCGTCCGTGATGGAAATGGCGTCAAAGGAATTGTGGACTTGGGTATATCAAAGGTGCCCCAGGCTTACATTCAACCACCCGCCGagcaaattaataaaaaaaatgcgaGCAAATGTGAGATACCACCTATCGATTTGTCGAAGCTCGATGGCCCTGACCATGATGAAGAGGTCAACCAAATTGTTAGAGCTGCTGAGACTCTTGGATTTTTCCAAGTTGTCAACCATGGAGTACCAACAGAACTACTCGACTCCCTTAAGCAGACTGCACATAACTTCTTTGGATTGCCTCCAGAGAGAAAGGCTGTTTATCGAAGAGAGGTGAGTCCATCCCCATTAGTGAAGTATGGAACGAGTTTTGTACCTGAGAAGGAGAAAGCATTGGAATGGAAAGACTATATTAGCATGGCTTACACCAATGATGATGAAGCTCTTCAACAGTGGCCTGTAGAGTGCAG GGACGTTGCTcttcaatatttgaagacatcACATGAGATGGTGAGGAAATTGCTCGAAGCTTTGCTGGGAAATCTAGGAGCGGAGCTAGATGACTCCAAGATTGATGCATTCATTGGAAAAAAGATGGTTAATATGAACTTTTATCCAACATGTCCTAATCCTGAGCTCACAATCGGTGTAGGACGCCATTCCGATATGGGTACTCTTACAATCTTATTACAAGACGGAATTGGCGGTTTGTTTGTAAAAGTCCCGCAAGATGTAAACATGGAAAAGAAGGGAGAGTGGGTAGAAATCCCTCCTATTCCTGGTGCTTTAGTCATCAATATTGGTGATATGTTACAG ATTTGGAGTAATGGAAGGTACAAAAGTGCAGAGCATAGAGTTCGCACCACAAGTACAAAATCAAGAGTGTCAataccaatatttacaagccCGCAACCAACTCAAAAGATTGCACCACTACCCCAAGTGGTGGAGAAAGATGGAGTAGCTCGTTAtaaagaatttttgttttcagatTACACGAATAACTTCTTTGGGAATGCACATGACGGCAAAAAATCTCTTGAGTTTGCAAAAACCAACTCTGCTTGA